Proteins from one Telopea speciosissima isolate NSW1024214 ecotype Mountain lineage chromosome 1, Tspe_v1, whole genome shotgun sequence genomic window:
- the LOC122663904 gene encoding root phototropism protein 2 isoform X2: protein MVEVGEANFSLHKFMLVAKSGLIRKKIMESNEADLTKIDLSGIPGGPEIFETAAKFCYGVNFEINVKNVAALRCAAEYLEMTEKYCEGNLAGRTDDFLSHAALNTFSGAVAVLKSCELLLPFAEELKIVQRCVDAASSKACNEANFPSRSPTNWWAEELTILEINSFHRILSAMKSRGAKILNLATALMTYTERSLPDLVRNHTGNVTSSDPDDKELRNRQRDLLESIVALFPQETAAFPVNFLCCLLRSAIFLSTSISCKNELEKRISAIMEHVSVDDLLVLTFSYDGERLFDLQSVRRIISGFVEKEKSVAVFNAGDLSEICSPAMQRVAKTVDAYLGEIATYGELSISKFNGISNLVPKAARKVDDDLYRAVDIYLKTHPTLDEIEREKVCSVMDALKLSYEARVHASQNKRLPVQTVLHALYYDQLKLRSGVDNRNKEDALTTRNQLQADVSLLKENEALKSELMKMKLFLSDLQKNEGSSSAKGGGGGVPKRPSFFSSVSKKLGKLNPFRHGSKDTLHVDDGVDVTKPRRRRFSIS from the exons ATGGTCGAGGTCGGTGAGGCAAATTTTTCTCTTCACAAG TTCATGTTGGTTGCTAAGAGCGGTTTaattagaaagaaaataatggagTCGAATGAAGCAGACCTGACGAAGATCGATCTCTCAGGCATTCCAGGAGGGCCAGAGATCTTCGAGACGGCAGCCAAGTTCTGTTACGGCGTCAACTTCGAAATCAACGTTAAAAATGTTGCCGCCCTCCGTTGTGCCGCCGAGTATCTCGAAATGACTGAAAAATACTGCGAAGGTAATCTCGCCGGACGAACAGACGATTTCCTCTCTCACGCAGCATTAAACACCTTCTCAGGCGCCGTTGCCGTCTTGAAATCATGCGAGCTTCTCCTTCCCTTCGCAGAAGAACTCAAAATCGTTCAAAGATGCGTTGATGCTGCAAGCTCCAAG GCCTGTAACGAGGCAAACTTCCCGAGTCGTTCTCCGACGAATTGGTGGGCGGAAGAGCTAACGATTCTCGAGATTAACTCTTTCCACAGAATACTTTCTGCTATGAAGTCTCGTGGCGCGAAAATCCTAAACCTCGCGACCGCCTTGATGACATACACCGAAAGATCCCTTCCTGATCTCGTCCGGAACCATACCGGCAACGTCACATCGTCTGATCCCGACGACAAAGAACTCAGAAATCGGCAACGTGACCTTCTGGAATCCATCGTCGCCCTCTTTCCTCAAGAGACAGCGGCGTTTCCGGTGAACTTCCTCTGCTGCCTACTGCGATCGGCGATCTTCTTGAGCACTTCGATCAGTTGCAAGAACGAATTGGAGAAACGGATCTCAGCGATTATGGAGCACGTCAGTGTGGACGATCTCTTGGTTTTGACGTTTAGTTACGACGGAGAGAGATTGTTTGATCTGCAGAGCGTTCGCAGGATCATATCGGGTTTCgttgagaaggagaagagcGTGGCGGTGTTCAACGCAGGTGATCTCAGTGAGATCTGTTCTCCGGCCATGCAAAGGGTTGCTAAGACGGTGGATGCGTATCTTGGTGAGATTGCAACTTATGGAGAACTCAGTATTTCTAAGTTTAATGGTATTTCGAATTTGGTGCCCAAGGCCGCGAGGAAGGTTGACGATGATCTCTATCGCGCTGTGGATATCTACCTGAAG ACACACCCAACATTAGACGAGATCGAGAGGGAGAAGGTCTGCAGTGTGATGGACGCTCTGAAGCTCTCCTACGAAGCTCGTGTTCATGCCTCACAGAACAAGCGCTTACCTGTCCAGACCGTACTTCACGCCCTCTACTATGATCAATTAAAACTGAGAAGTGGCGTCGACAACCGTAACAAGGAAGATGCCTTAACAACTAGGAACCAGTTACAGGCCGATGTGTCGCTGCTCAAGGAGAATGAAGCACTAAAGTCAGAGctgatgaagatgaagttgtTCCTTTCGGACTTGCAAAAGAATGAAGGGAGTTCATCCGCcaagggaggaggaggaggagtacCCAAGAGACCTTCCTTCTTCTCGTCCGTGTCGAAGAAACTTGGGAAGTTGAATCCGTTCCGGCATGGTTCGAAGGACACATTACACGTCGATGACGGGGTTGATGTAACAAAGCCTCGGAGGAGAAGGTTTTCCATCTCATAA
- the LOC122663904 gene encoding root phototropism protein 2 isoform X1, which translates to MTSTLKNNSRLSIAMERTGKWVFSQEIPSDIMVEVGEANFSLHKFMLVAKSGLIRKKIMESNEADLTKIDLSGIPGGPEIFETAAKFCYGVNFEINVKNVAALRCAAEYLEMTEKYCEGNLAGRTDDFLSHAALNTFSGAVAVLKSCELLLPFAEELKIVQRCVDAASSKACNEANFPSRSPTNWWAEELTILEINSFHRILSAMKSRGAKILNLATALMTYTERSLPDLVRNHTGNVTSSDPDDKELRNRQRDLLESIVALFPQETAAFPVNFLCCLLRSAIFLSTSISCKNELEKRISAIMEHVSVDDLLVLTFSYDGERLFDLQSVRRIISGFVEKEKSVAVFNAGDLSEICSPAMQRVAKTVDAYLGEIATYGELSISKFNGISNLVPKAARKVDDDLYRAVDIYLKTHPTLDEIEREKVCSVMDALKLSYEARVHASQNKRLPVQTVLHALYYDQLKLRSGVDNRNKEDALTTRNQLQADVSLLKENEALKSELMKMKLFLSDLQKNEGSSSAKGGGGGVPKRPSFFSSVSKKLGKLNPFRHGSKDTLHVDDGVDVTKPRRRRFSIS; encoded by the exons ATGACTTCAACACTGAAGAACAACAGCAGGCTTTCCATTGCCATGGAGAGGACTGGCAAGTG GGTTTTCTCTCAAGAAATCCCATCAGACATAATGGTCGAGGTCGGTGAGGCAAATTTTTCTCTTCACAAG TTCATGTTGGTTGCTAAGAGCGGTTTaattagaaagaaaataatggagTCGAATGAAGCAGACCTGACGAAGATCGATCTCTCAGGCATTCCAGGAGGGCCAGAGATCTTCGAGACGGCAGCCAAGTTCTGTTACGGCGTCAACTTCGAAATCAACGTTAAAAATGTTGCCGCCCTCCGTTGTGCCGCCGAGTATCTCGAAATGACTGAAAAATACTGCGAAGGTAATCTCGCCGGACGAACAGACGATTTCCTCTCTCACGCAGCATTAAACACCTTCTCAGGCGCCGTTGCCGTCTTGAAATCATGCGAGCTTCTCCTTCCCTTCGCAGAAGAACTCAAAATCGTTCAAAGATGCGTTGATGCTGCAAGCTCCAAG GCCTGTAACGAGGCAAACTTCCCGAGTCGTTCTCCGACGAATTGGTGGGCGGAAGAGCTAACGATTCTCGAGATTAACTCTTTCCACAGAATACTTTCTGCTATGAAGTCTCGTGGCGCGAAAATCCTAAACCTCGCGACCGCCTTGATGACATACACCGAAAGATCCCTTCCTGATCTCGTCCGGAACCATACCGGCAACGTCACATCGTCTGATCCCGACGACAAAGAACTCAGAAATCGGCAACGTGACCTTCTGGAATCCATCGTCGCCCTCTTTCCTCAAGAGACAGCGGCGTTTCCGGTGAACTTCCTCTGCTGCCTACTGCGATCGGCGATCTTCTTGAGCACTTCGATCAGTTGCAAGAACGAATTGGAGAAACGGATCTCAGCGATTATGGAGCACGTCAGTGTGGACGATCTCTTGGTTTTGACGTTTAGTTACGACGGAGAGAGATTGTTTGATCTGCAGAGCGTTCGCAGGATCATATCGGGTTTCgttgagaaggagaagagcGTGGCGGTGTTCAACGCAGGTGATCTCAGTGAGATCTGTTCTCCGGCCATGCAAAGGGTTGCTAAGACGGTGGATGCGTATCTTGGTGAGATTGCAACTTATGGAGAACTCAGTATTTCTAAGTTTAATGGTATTTCGAATTTGGTGCCCAAGGCCGCGAGGAAGGTTGACGATGATCTCTATCGCGCTGTGGATATCTACCTGAAG ACACACCCAACATTAGACGAGATCGAGAGGGAGAAGGTCTGCAGTGTGATGGACGCTCTGAAGCTCTCCTACGAAGCTCGTGTTCATGCCTCACAGAACAAGCGCTTACCTGTCCAGACCGTACTTCACGCCCTCTACTATGATCAATTAAAACTGAGAAGTGGCGTCGACAACCGTAACAAGGAAGATGCCTTAACAACTAGGAACCAGTTACAGGCCGATGTGTCGCTGCTCAAGGAGAATGAAGCACTAAAGTCAGAGctgatgaagatgaagttgtTCCTTTCGGACTTGCAAAAGAATGAAGGGAGTTCATCCGCcaagggaggaggaggaggagtacCCAAGAGACCTTCCTTCTTCTCGTCCGTGTCGAAGAAACTTGGGAAGTTGAATCCGTTCCGGCATGGTTCGAAGGACACATTACACGTCGATGACGGGGTTGATGTAACAAAGCCTCGGAGGAGAAGGTTTTCCATCTCATAA
- the LOC122672063 gene encoding 26S proteasome regulatory subunit 6B homolog, whose amino-acid sequence MAASAMVVDPKPALEPPPSFSSSRSDPYGVSDQSSFSDEDDLYGRLKSLQRQLEFIDIQEEYVKDEQKNLKRELLRAQEEVKRIQSVPLVIGQFMEMVDQNNGIVGSTTGSNYYVRILSTINRELLKPSASVALHRHSNALVDVLPPEADSSISLLSQSEKPDVTYNDIGGCDIQKQEIREAVELPLTHHELYKQIGIDPPRGVLLYGPPGTGKTMLAKAVANHTTAAFIRVVGSEFVQKYLGEGPRMVRDVFRLAKENAPAIIFIDEVDAIATARFDAQTGADREVQRILMELLNQMDGFDQTVNVKVIMATNRADTLDPALLRPGRLDRKIEFPLPDRRQKRLVFQVCTAKMNLSDEVDLEDYVSRPDKISAAEITAICQEAGMHAVRKNRYVILPKDFEKGYRANVKKPDTDFEFYK is encoded by the exons ATGGCTGCATCAGCCATGGTTGTCGACCCCAAACCAGCGTTGGAACCCCCACCGTCTTTCTCTTCATCGAGATCTGATCCATACGGAGTTTCCGACCAGTCATCGTTTTCCGATGAGGATGATTTGTATGGACGCCTCAAATCTTTGCAGCGTCAGCTTGAGTTCATCGATATTCAGGAGGAATACGTAAAGGATGAGCAGAAGAATTTGAAGCGTGAGCTTCTCCGGGCTCAAGAGGAGGTGAAGAGGATCCAATCGGTTCCTCTCGTTATTGGTCAGTTTATGGAGATGGTCGATCAGAATAATGGCATTGTTGGTTCAACAACTGGCTCGAATTACTATGTTAGAATACTCAGCACCATTAATCGGGAGCTGTTGAAGCCTTCAGCGTCAGTGGCTCTGCATCGGCATTCCAACGCCCTTGTCGACGTGTTGCCACCTGAAGCTGACTCGAGTATCTCGTTGTTGAGCCAGTCTGAGAAGCCGGATGTTACCTATAAT GATATAGGTGGATGTGACATTCAAAAGCAGGAAATCCGTGAAGCTGTTGAGTTACCTTTGACGCATCATGAGCTATACAAGCAAATTGGAATAGATCCTCCACGAGGAGTGTTACTTTATGGTCCACCTGGCACTGGTAAAACAATGCTTGCCAAGGCTGTTGCTAACCATACAACCGCAGCCTTCATCAGAGTGGTGGGCTCTGAATTTGTTCAAAAGTATTTGGGTGAG GGCCCAAGGATGGTTCGTGATGTTTTTCGTCTTGCCAAAGAGAATGCTCCTGCGATTATATTTATTGATGAGGTGGATGCTATTGCTACAGCTCGGTTTGATGCTCAAACTGGAGCAGACAGAGAGGTTCAACGAATCCTCATGGAACTCCTCAATCAG ATGGATGGTTTTGATCAAACAGTGAATGTGAAGGTAATAATGGCAACTAACCGGGCTGATACTCTAGACCCTGCACTTCTTCGACCTGGTAGGCTTGACCGGAAAATTGAATTTCCTTTGCCTGATAGACGACAAAAGAGACTTGTTTTTCAG GTCTGCACTGCCAAGATGAACTTAAGTGACGAGGTGGACTTGGAAGACTATGTTTCTCGACCAGATAAAATTAGTGCTGCTGAG ATTACAGCAATTTGTCAAGAAGCAGGAATGCATGCAGTGCGCAAGAACCGGTATGTTATCCTCCCCAAGGACTTTGAGAAGGGATACCGGGCCAATGTTAAGAAGCCTGATACTGATTTTGAGTTCTACAAATGA